In a genomic window of Streptomyces sp. SJL17-4:
- a CDS encoding HPP family protein, translating to MTTTPAPAPAAPAAPTPTPAARTSRPGPPPRPRPRVLLVSTAGSVAALLLLVALGTVLDQPLLIPPLAASMALVAGAPDLPLAQPRSVVGGQLLSALTGFAVLAVAGPGPWAAAVAGGLALGVMAQARTPHSPAAATAVIVALTSPPLWSFLGLLALACLLLVAVGFGTARVGGRTYPLYWF from the coding sequence GTGACCACCACCCCGGCCCCCGCCCCGGCAGCCCCCGCCGCCCCGACCCCGACCCCCGCCGCCCGAACATCCCGCCCCGGACCGCCCCCGCGGCCCCGCCCCCGGGTCCTCCTCGTCTCCACCGCCGGAAGTGTCGCCGCGCTGCTCCTCCTGGTCGCCCTCGGGACCGTGCTCGATCAGCCCCTGCTCATCCCGCCGCTCGCCGCCAGCATGGCGCTCGTCGCCGGCGCCCCCGATCTGCCGCTGGCCCAGCCGCGCTCGGTCGTCGGCGGCCAGCTGCTCTCCGCCCTCACCGGCTTCGCCGTGCTCGCCGTGGCGGGTCCCGGCCCGTGGGCCGCCGCCGTCGCGGGCGGCCTCGCCCTCGGCGTGATGGCGCAGGCACGTACCCCGCACTCGCCCGCCGCCGCCACCGCCGTGATCGTCGCTCTCACCTCGCCTCCCCTCTGGTCGTTTCTCGGCCTTCTCGCCCTCGCCTGCCTCCTCCTCGTCGCCGTCGGTTTCGGAACCGCCCGAGTCGGCGGCCGGACGTACCCCCTGTACTGGTTCTAA
- a CDS encoding serine hydrolase domain-containing protein → MSAVRTTRTVLAAALVAGLAATALATPALAAAPVKRDHTVTQQALQAAVDAGVPGVVAQARDGRAGWTGTAGERRGNDRYRVGSITKTFVATVLLQLQAEGRLDLDDPVEKWLPGVVRGNGHDGRKITVRQLLNHTSGIYSVTSDPGFQEKVFGPAFLEHRYDRWTPKQLVDIAMTHAPDFAPGTGWNYSNTNYVLAGMVIEKVTGRPYGKAVENRIIKPLKLRATSVPGTDVTMPKPSSPAWSTLSADPDAPVHDVSELSPTIAYAAGEMISDSNDLGTFYRALLKGRLLPKAEMKEMTATVRMSPELPGLGYGLGLMQQKLSCGKEIWGHGGGIHGSSSEAHATRDGAHTLAMNFNADWTGDSTTVLEAEFCGVTPKG, encoded by the coding sequence ATGTCAGCCGTACGCACGACCCGCACCGTCCTCGCCGCCGCCCTGGTCGCGGGGCTCGCCGCCACGGCACTCGCCACCCCCGCCCTCGCCGCCGCGCCGGTGAAGCGGGACCACACGGTCACCCAGCAGGCGCTCCAGGCGGCCGTCGACGCCGGCGTGCCCGGTGTCGTCGCCCAGGCCCGCGACGGTCGGGCCGGCTGGACCGGCACCGCCGGCGAGCGCCGGGGGAACGACCGCTACCGGGTCGGCTCCATCACCAAGACCTTCGTCGCCACCGTCCTCCTCCAGCTCCAGGCGGAGGGCCGGCTCGACCTCGACGACCCGGTCGAGAAGTGGCTGCCCGGCGTCGTCCGGGGCAACGGCCACGACGGCCGCAAGATCACCGTGCGTCAGCTGCTCAACCACACCAGCGGCATCTACAGCGTCACCTCCGACCCCGGCTTCCAGGAGAAGGTCTTCGGCCCCGCCTTCCTCGAACACCGCTACGACCGCTGGACCCCGAAGCAGCTCGTCGACATCGCCATGACCCACGCGCCGGACTTCGCCCCCGGCACCGGCTGGAACTACTCCAACACCAACTACGTCCTGGCCGGCATGGTGATCGAGAAGGTCACGGGCCGCCCGTACGGCAAGGCGGTCGAGAACCGCATCATCAAGCCGCTCAAGCTCCGCGCCACGAGCGTCCCCGGCACCGACGTGACGATGCCGAAGCCGAGCTCCCCCGCCTGGTCCACGCTCTCCGCCGACCCGGACGCGCCGGTCCACGACGTCAGCGAGCTGAGCCCCACCATCGCCTACGCGGCCGGCGAGATGATCTCCGACTCCAACGACCTGGGGACCTTCTACCGCGCCCTGCTCAAGGGCCGGCTGCTCCCGAAGGCCGAGATGAAGGAGATGACCGCCACCGTCCGGATGTCGCCCGAACTCCCCGGGCTGGGATACGGACTCGGGCTCATGCAGCAGAAGCTGAGCTGCGGCAAGGAGATCTGGGGTCACGGTGGCGGCATCCACGGTTCCTCCTCCGAGGCCCACGCCACCCGCGACGGTGCGCACACCCTCGCCATGAACTTCAACGCCGACTGGACGGGCGACAGCACCACCGTCCTGGAGGCCGAGTTCTGCGGAGTCACCCCGAAGGGCTGA
- a CDS encoding NUDIX hydrolase, giving the protein MKKELRVAAYAVCVRDGQMLLARWVASDGTKRWTLPGGGMDHGEEPVQTVVREVEEETGYLTEPTALLGIDSIRRGWLRRLAGPGDFQGLRIIYEAQVTGGALRNETGGSTDLAAWHPLDTVPGLPRVELVDIGLDLWRERPAVGRSRLADPSNT; this is encoded by the coding sequence ATGAAGAAGGAGTTGAGGGTGGCGGCCTACGCCGTGTGCGTACGGGACGGGCAGATGCTCCTGGCCCGCTGGGTGGCGAGCGACGGCACCAAACGGTGGACGCTGCCCGGCGGCGGCATGGACCACGGCGAGGAACCCGTACAGACCGTCGTCCGGGAGGTGGAGGAGGAGACCGGCTATCTCACCGAGCCCACCGCCCTCCTCGGCATCGACTCCATCCGCCGCGGATGGCTGCGCCGCCTCGCGGGCCCCGGCGACTTCCAGGGCCTGCGGATCATCTACGAGGCGCAGGTCACCGGGGGTGCGCTGCGCAACGAGACCGGCGGTTCCACGGATCTCGCCGCTTGGCACCCCCTCGACACCGTCCCCGGCCTGCCCCGCGTCGAACTCGTCGACATCGGCCTCGACCTGTGGCGCGAACGGCCCGCCGTCGGCCGCTCCCGGCTCGCCGATCCGTCGAACACCTGA
- a CDS encoding pyridoxamine 5'-phosphate oxidase family protein, translating into MDGAYHQGSRAVQARVGVQDLAEHVARSITPGIRPVAAAFLEAQPMLMIGAADQEGRVWGSLLTGAPGFTRATGPHTVSVAGGIPAYDPLADAITPDGTPVGTLALDPRTRRRMRLNGTARPSARGFTIEAEQVFSNCPKYLQKREWYGSDPGGPGTGTVQRGETLTPAQVRHVRAADTFFVATVAPDGVDTSHRGGNPGFVRVDAPGELSWRDYPGNAMFLTLGNLEEDGRAGLLFLDWETGTTLQLSGLAHTEYGPEGRVTRFRVERTAETPAGSPLRWSPPEYSPANPTEA; encoded by the coding sequence ATGGACGGCGCCTACCACCAGGGCTCAAGGGCCGTCCAGGCCCGAGTCGGCGTGCAAGACCTCGCCGAGCACGTGGCCCGCTCCATCACCCCCGGCATCCGCCCCGTCGCCGCCGCCTTCCTCGAAGCCCAGCCCATGCTGATGATCGGCGCGGCGGACCAGGAGGGACGCGTCTGGGGCAGCCTCCTCACCGGCGCGCCCGGCTTCACCCGCGCCACCGGCCCGCACACCGTCTCGGTCGCCGGCGGCATCCCCGCGTACGACCCGCTCGCCGACGCGATCACGCCCGACGGCACACCCGTCGGCACCCTCGCCCTCGACCCCCGCACCCGCCGCCGTATGCGCCTCAACGGCACCGCCCGCCCCAGCGCCCGTGGCTTCACGATCGAGGCCGAGCAGGTCTTCTCCAACTGCCCGAAATACCTGCAGAAGAGGGAGTGGTACGGCTCCGATCCCGGCGGCCCCGGAACCGGCACCGTCCAGCGCGGCGAGACGCTCACCCCCGCCCAGGTACGCCACGTCCGGGCAGCGGACACCTTCTTCGTGGCCACCGTCGCCCCCGACGGAGTCGACACCAGTCATCGCGGGGGCAACCCCGGGTTCGTCCGGGTCGACGCGCCCGGGGAGCTCAGCTGGCGCGACTACCCGGGCAACGCGATGTTCCTGACCCTGGGGAATCTGGAGGAGGACGGCCGCGCGGGCCTGCTCTTCCTCGACTGGGAGACCGGGACGACCCTCCAGCTCAGCGGCCTCGCCCACACCGAGTACGGCCCCGAGGGACGCGTCACCCGCTTCCGCGTGGAGCGCACGGCCGAGACCCCGGCCGGCAGCCCCCTGCGCTGGTCGCCCCCGGAGTACTCCCCGGCCAACCCGACCGAGGCCTGA